Proteins found in one Quercus robur chromosome 2, dhQueRobu3.1, whole genome shotgun sequence genomic segment:
- the LOC126712142 gene encoding uncharacterized protein LOC126712142, translating into MAPSPQKKKSTAKKADKRLKMDPRLFRSVHHFERYKDNFLNAGIIQERFVDLDDLRQTFIPSCFEGRGWDKLLSDFPLVCEPLIREFYSNAVIKENELNCWVRGKEFILDAHVIDDVLGLEGLDDEEFVNFKDRSVSIETVQQRIGGQREGKCLNTTAFPVDMRVLTIIMMFNLYPIRKLTTINCARAIFLMDLKEKNFIDISSHIFDIIVDETRTTSRPKLIFPSLLMRIFRRKGVQIPQDISHMSTPSAINKLTCKRISVRLPGEEDEGDEGEEVPMETDAETAGHASTSTPRRSGKRSRASTSADAPPDAFQIILERLDGIRAVQTEHSDRMRAMQDQIDVLAATLDSFTTQHDQ; encoded by the coding sequence atggccccttcaccccagaagaagaaatctactgcgaagaaagctgacaaaagacttaagatggatcctagattgtttaggtcagttcatcattttgagagatacaaggataacttcttgaatgcaggaatcattcaagagagatttgtggatttggatgatttaaggcaaacttttattcccagttgttttgaaggaagaggatgggacaaacttttaagtgattttcctttggtgtgtgaacctctgattagagaattttattcaaatgctgtgataaaggagaatgagttaaattgctgggttcgagggaaagaattcatcttggatgcacatgtcatagatgatgtactagggcttgagggtttggatgatgaggagtttgtcaatttcaaggataggagtgtctctattgaaacagttcaacagagaataggtgggcagagagaagggaagtgtttgaataccactgcctttccagtggacatgagggttctaaccataatcatgatgtttaacctttatcctattaggaagttgaccacaatcaattgtgctagagcaatttttctgatggatctcaaagagaagaacttcatagatataagttcccacatctttgacatcattgtggatgagacaagaacaacatctagaccaaaactgatctttcctagtctcctaatgaggatttttcgaaggaagggtgttcaaattcctcaagacatcagtcacatgtctacaccctctgcaatcaacaaacttacctgcaaaaggatcagtgttaggcttccaggagaagaagatgaaggtgatgaaggagaggaagtcccaatggagactgatgcagagacagcagggcatgcatccacctcaacaccaaggaggagtggcaagaggtccagagcttcaacttctgcagatgcacctccagatgctttccagatcattctggaaaggcttgatgggatcagggcagtccagactgagcattctgacagaatgagagccatgcaagaccagattgatgtcttggctgctacacttgacagcttcacaactcagcatgaccagtga